The following proteins come from a genomic window of Flavobacteriaceae bacterium MAR_2010_188:
- a CDS encoding UDP-glucose dehydrogenase, with translation MKITVVGTGYVGLVTGTCLAETGNDVICIDIDDNKVKKMQNGEVPIYEPHLDVIFERNIKANRLKFSNNLQEGLDHGDIIFLALPTPEDEDGSADLKYILGVADDIGKLITEYKVIVDKSTVPVGTSDKVHAAIAKNAKVDFDVVSNPEFLREGFAVDDFLKPERIVVGASSDRAIKLMEKLYKPFVRSGNPIIIMDERSAELTKYAANSFLATKITFMNEIANFCELVGADVDKVRIGMGTDSRIGKRFLFPGIGYGGSCFPKDVKALYKSGQNSDYDFKILNSVIDVNTKQKTALIPKIKNYFDNDLKGKKIGIWGLAFKPETDDIREAPALFIIEELLSAGAQIIAFDPEAMENVERKFGDKIKFAKNMYEAAEKADALVICTEWSIFRTPNFSQLKDVMSQSVIFDGRNLYDVNDMVDQGFYYNSIGRKTS, from the coding sequence ATGAAAATAACTGTAGTAGGAACTGGATATGTTGGGTTGGTTACAGGTACTTGCTTAGCTGAAACAGGAAACGACGTAATTTGCATCGATATAGATGACAACAAAGTTAAGAAAATGCAAAATGGTGAGGTGCCAATATATGAGCCTCATTTAGATGTAATATTTGAGAGAAATATAAAGGCAAACAGATTAAAATTTTCTAATAACCTTCAGGAAGGCCTCGATCATGGTGATATAATTTTCCTTGCATTGCCTACCCCTGAAGATGAAGATGGTTCAGCAGATCTTAAGTATATATTAGGTGTAGCTGATGATATCGGAAAGTTGATTACTGAGTACAAGGTTATCGTGGATAAAAGTACTGTACCAGTGGGTACCTCGGACAAAGTTCACGCCGCTATAGCAAAAAACGCAAAAGTTGACTTCGATGTTGTTTCTAATCCAGAATTCCTAAGAGAAGGTTTCGCTGTAGATGATTTTTTAAAACCGGAAAGAATTGTCGTTGGTGCTAGCTCGGACCGAGCCATTAAATTAATGGAAAAGCTTTATAAGCCTTTCGTTAGATCAGGAAATCCAATAATTATCATGGACGAGCGTTCAGCGGAACTTACAAAATATGCGGCAAATTCTTTTTTGGCGACTAAAATCACGTTTATGAACGAGATTGCAAATTTCTGCGAACTTGTCGGAGCGGACGTTGATAAAGTAAGAATAGGAATGGGTACAGATTCTAGGATAGGGAAACGTTTTCTGTTTCCCGGGATTGGATATGGAGGCTCGTGCTTTCCAAAAGACGTTAAAGCCTTATATAAATCAGGACAGAACAGCGATTACGATTTCAAGATATTAAATTCCGTAATAGATGTTAATACCAAACAAAAAACGGCCTTAATACCTAAAATCAAAAATTATTTTGATAACGATTTGAAAGGTAAAAAAATAGGAATTTGGGGTTTAGCTTTTAAACCAGAAACCGACGATATCCGTGAGGCACCAGCCTTGTTCATAATTGAAGAACTATTATCGGCCGGGGCCCAAATCATTGCTTTCGATCCTGAAGCGATGGAAAACGTTGAAAGAAAATTTGGTGATAAAATTAAATTTGCCAAAAATATGTACGAAGCAGCAGAAAAGGCCGATGCCTTGGTAATTTGTACTGAATGGAGCATTTTTAGGACACCAAATTTCAGTCAGCTTAAAGATGTAATGAGCCAATCTGTGATATTTGACGGACGTAACCTGTACGACGTAAATGATATGGTAGATCAAGGATTTTATTACAACTCAATCGGAAGAAAGACAAGTTAA
- a CDS encoding dTDP-glucose 4,6-dehydratase, translating into MAKSILITGAAGFLGSHLCDRFLAEGFNVTGMDNFITGDQKNLEHLYDNPNFHFVEHDVTEFVNFKGNLDYILHFASPASPIDYLKIPIQTLKVGSLGTHNLLGLAKAKNSRILIASTSEVYGDPLVHPQTESYYGNVNTIGPRGVYDEAKRFQESITMAYHRFHGLETRIVRIFNTYGPRMRLNDGRVIPAFMGQALRGEDLTIFGDGSQTRSFCYVDDQVEGIFKLLFSDYSSPVNIGNPHEISIKDFAEEIIKLTGTDQKVIYKDLPVDDPMQRKPDISLAKKLLNWEPKVDRAEGMKTTYDYFKSLTEEELFKSEHKDFTKHIKK; encoded by the coding sequence ATGGCTAAATCAATATTAATTACCGGCGCAGCAGGGTTTCTAGGTTCCCACCTATGTGATAGATTTTTAGCTGAGGGATTTAACGTCACAGGGATGGATAATTTCATTACTGGGGATCAAAAAAATCTTGAACATCTTTACGATAACCCAAACTTTCATTTTGTTGAGCACGATGTAACCGAGTTCGTTAATTTTAAAGGAAATTTAGATTACATTCTACATTTTGCATCGCCGGCTAGTCCAATCGATTATCTTAAAATACCGATTCAAACATTGAAGGTTGGCTCGTTAGGCACTCATAATCTGCTAGGACTTGCAAAAGCGAAAAATTCTAGGATTTTAATCGCTTCTACTTCTGAAGTTTATGGCGACCCACTAGTACATCCTCAAACAGAAAGCTACTACGGAAACGTAAATACCATCGGTCCAAGAGGTGTTTACGATGAGGCAAAAAGATTTCAAGAGTCAATTACGATGGCCTATCATCGATTTCATGGTCTAGAAACCAGAATCGTTCGTATTTTCAATACATACGGTCCAAGAATGAGACTCAATGATGGTCGCGTTATCCCAGCTTTTATGGGTCAAGCGCTTAGAGGAGAAGATTTGACGATTTTCGGAGATGGCTCTCAAACTAGATCTTTTTGTTATGTCGATGACCAAGTTGAAGGAATTTTTAAATTGCTCTTCAGTGATTACTCTAGCCCAGTGAATATTGGTAACCCACATGAAATTAGCATTAAGGATTTTGCCGAAGAAATCATAAAACTTACCGGTACCGACCAAAAAGTGATTTACAAGGATTTGCCAGTGGATGACCCAATGCAAAGAAAGCCAGACATTTCTTTGGCCAAAAAATTACTTAATTGGGAACCGAAAGTAGATAGGGCGGAGGGCATGAAGACTACCTACGATTATTTTAAATCGTTAACTGAAGAAGAATTATTTAAGAGCGAACATAAAGATTTTACCAAGCATATAAAAAAATAG
- a CDS encoding putative colanic acid biosysnthesis UDP-glucose lipid carrier transferase, which yields MSLFKQGRYSGYLRPLSYAIDLGIINGLAIFYFFPNVDALIFLLIISASWILLSLSSNFYEVYRYTREVTILSLVFKQMILFALIVFAFSGYFREYGLFPRGIVKYVLLSFFFIAIAKFAIYYILQKYRASFGGNYRKTVIFGGNKKSIALQGFFNENPEYGYVHKRTFNLRENKNLDLNRCFQFILEDNIDEIYCSISDLSNFQINEIIDFADNNLKILKFLPDNKEIYSKKLKYEYYDYLPILSLRDIPLETPLNTFVKRIFDILFAAFVITFILSWLTPIVAIFIKLETKGPVFFKQSRNGFNYQEFDCYKFRSMMPNEDAHLYQATKGDDRVTKVGKFIRKTSIDELPQFFNVLFGDMSVVGPRPHMVSHTDMYAKRIDKFMVRHFVKPGITGLAQISGFRGEVETDRDIIGRVKFDIFYVENWSLLLDLRIIFNTFINTVKGEDKAY from the coding sequence TTGAGCCTATTTAAACAAGGTCGATATTCTGGTTATTTACGCCCGCTTTCATATGCCATTGATTTGGGAATCATCAATGGTCTGGCGATTTTTTATTTTTTTCCAAATGTTGACGCTCTAATTTTCTTGTTAATTATATCTGCTTCCTGGATTCTTTTATCGCTTTCCTCAAATTTTTATGAAGTATATCGATATACACGAGAGGTAACGATTCTGTCACTTGTTTTTAAACAAATGATACTCTTTGCCTTAATAGTTTTTGCCTTTTCCGGTTATTTCCGGGAATACGGATTATTTCCAAGAGGTATCGTAAAATATGTCCTTTTATCCTTCTTTTTTATAGCCATTGCTAAATTTGCTATTTATTATATTCTTCAAAAGTATCGTGCATCATTTGGAGGAAACTATCGAAAAACTGTAATCTTTGGAGGGAATAAAAAGTCGATTGCTCTTCAGGGATTTTTCAATGAAAACCCGGAATATGGCTATGTGCACAAACGGACTTTTAACTTACGCGAAAATAAAAATCTAGATTTAAATCGTTGTTTTCAATTTATATTAGAGGACAATATCGATGAGATATATTGTTCGATTTCAGATTTAAGCAATTTTCAAATTAATGAAATCATAGATTTTGCGGATAATAATCTAAAAATTCTAAAGTTCTTACCAGATAACAAGGAGATTTATTCCAAAAAGCTTAAATATGAATATTACGATTATCTCCCAATATTATCACTTCGGGATATTCCGCTAGAAACACCATTAAACACCTTCGTAAAAAGGATTTTTGATATTTTGTTTGCGGCCTTCGTGATTACTTTTATCCTTTCATGGCTGACTCCCATTGTCGCAATCTTCATTAAATTGGAAACAAAAGGCCCTGTTTTCTTTAAGCAATCCCGTAACGGATTTAATTATCAGGAATTTGATTGTTATAAATTTAGATCTATGATGCCTAATGAGGACGCCCATTTATATCAGGCAACCAAAGGCGATGATAGGGTTACAAAAGTCGGTAAGTTTATTAGAAAAACAAGTATTGATGAGCTTCCTCAATTCTTTAATGTGCTCTTTGGAGATATGTCTGTTGTCGGCCCTCGACCGCATATGGTTAGCCATACGGATATGTACGCCAAGAGAATCGATAAGTTTATGGTACGTCATTTTGTAAAACCAGGTATAACCGGCCTTGCACAAATCAGTGGATTTAGGGGTGAAGTCGAAACCGATCGGGATATTATCGGGAGGGTTAAATTCGATATTTTTTATGTGGAAAACTGGTCGCTGCTATTGGACCTCAGGATTATTTTTAACACTTTTATCAATACCGTTAAAGGTGAAGATAAAGCTTATTAG
- a CDS encoding Glycosyltransferase involved in cell wall bisynthesis, with amino-acid sequence MKEIFIITSYYPPEIGAASNRIRHMAEGLQDLGYKITVVTPLPNYPTGKIFNEYKGKFISKSSHNNVNVIRLWIYASNSKNRIKRLLAMLSFSFSLITFYISHKIPKTVIVQSPPLLVAFTSMFLLRSKNRKLLLNISDLWPSAGVELGAISEGFGLKILKRIEKFNYKSAELILGQSLEILKHVKAMFPVKKTFLYRNYPVIEKSANNYTHNASAARKSIVYAGLLGIAQGVLELCKNLDFTNVDFHIYGDGAERKDLEIYIIQNPELPITYHGNVSREKLHDEITRYDFGIIPLKNRIYGSVPSKIFEYAFLGLPIIYFGGGEGEDIVDAYKLGFSVESGNFLELNKCIAQIKKDEYNLDYRNRIKESARSNFDHLNQIEELVKQL; translated from the coding sequence ATGAAAGAAATCTTCATCATAACTAGTTATTATCCACCAGAAATTGGGGCAGCTTCCAACCGTATTAGACATATGGCGGAAGGTCTTCAAGATTTAGGTTATAAAATCACAGTGGTTACGCCCCTTCCCAACTACCCGACCGGAAAGATTTTCAATGAATACAAAGGAAAGTTTATCTCAAAATCGAGTCATAATAACGTCAACGTTATTAGGTTATGGATTTATGCGAGTAATTCCAAAAACAGGATAAAGCGACTCTTGGCCATGCTCTCCTTTAGTTTTAGCCTAATAACTTTCTACATTTCCCATAAAATCCCAAAAACGGTTATTGTACAGTCACCGCCTTTATTGGTCGCATTTACGAGTATGTTTCTTCTGAGGTCGAAAAATCGAAAACTGCTCTTGAATATTAGTGATCTCTGGCCAAGTGCGGGTGTTGAACTTGGAGCTATTTCTGAAGGTTTTGGTCTAAAGATTTTAAAACGGATTGAAAAATTCAACTATAAATCGGCTGAATTAATTCTGGGTCAAAGTCTGGAAATACTAAAACACGTTAAAGCGATGTTTCCGGTAAAGAAAACTTTCTTGTACAGAAACTACCCGGTAATAGAGAAGAGCGCGAATAACTATACCCATAATGCGTCAGCGGCTAGAAAATCCATTGTATATGCCGGATTATTGGGAATTGCGCAAGGAGTTTTGGAATTATGCAAAAATCTAGATTTTACAAATGTCGATTTTCATATTTATGGCGATGGGGCAGAGAGAAAAGATTTAGAGATATATATCATCCAAAATCCAGAGCTTCCAATTACCTATCACGGAAATGTTTCAAGGGAAAAGTTACATGACGAAATAACAAGATATGATTTTGGGATTATTCCATTAAAAAACCGGATTTACGGCTCTGTGCCTTCCAAGATTTTTGAATATGCCTTTTTAGGACTTCCCATTATTTATTTTGGCGGAGGTGAAGGTGAAGATATTGTAGATGCATATAAGTTAGGGTTTTCTGTGGAGTCAGGAAATTTTCTTGAATTGAATAAATGCATCGCTCAGATAAAGAAAGATGAATATAATTTAGATTACAGAAATAGAATTAAAGAATCAGCAAGGTCAAATTTTGACCATTTAAACCAAATTGAAGAACTTGTGAAGCAGCTCTAA
- a CDS encoding UDP-N-acetylglucosamine 2-epimerase (non-hydrolysing) translates to MKITIIAGARPNFMKIAPIIEAIEQKKKDGKNISYRLVHTGQHYDKNLSGTFFEELGIPLPDKNFDVKSGSQAEQTAAIMIAFEKDLMENPTDLVLVVGDVTSTMACAIVAKKEGVKLAHVEAGIRSGDLRMPEEINRIVTDSLTDYFFTTTIIANENLFNLGVKKEQVFFVGNVMIDTLKKHQRNFKKPKIWDGIGLENKKFFVLTMHRPSNVDEKNDLKIIIEKISEFSRGLPIVFPVHPRTKKLLQELDLNSENLHFVEPLGYLEFNYLVKNAFTVITDSGGITEETTVMNVPCITLRENTERPETCVLGTNVLVGKDIDKLKFYIEELFKGSWKTSKEIDLWDGKAAVRIIDEILQIYKVE, encoded by the coding sequence ATGAAAATTACGATTATAGCAGGTGCAAGGCCGAATTTTATGAAAATCGCCCCAATTATTGAGGCGATAGAACAAAAGAAAAAAGATGGAAAAAATATTAGCTATAGGTTAGTACACACCGGACAGCATTATGACAAAAATCTAAGTGGAACCTTTTTTGAAGAACTTGGGATACCATTGCCAGATAAAAATTTTGATGTTAAGAGTGGAAGTCAAGCTGAGCAAACGGCAGCGATTATGATTGCTTTCGAGAAAGATTTAATGGAAAATCCAACCGATTTAGTTTTGGTGGTGGGAGATGTTACCTCAACCATGGCCTGCGCAATCGTTGCTAAAAAAGAAGGTGTAAAATTGGCTCACGTTGAGGCAGGTATTAGGTCTGGGGATTTACGAATGCCCGAAGAAATAAACCGAATTGTAACGGACAGCCTCACCGATTATTTTTTTACCACCACAATCATTGCCAATGAAAATCTCTTTAACCTAGGCGTTAAAAAAGAGCAAGTTTTCTTCGTTGGCAATGTGATGATAGATACCCTCAAGAAACATCAACGCAATTTTAAAAAGCCGAAAATCTGGGACGGAATTGGATTGGAAAACAAAAAGTTCTTTGTGCTTACCATGCATCGACCTAGTAACGTTGACGAGAAAAATGACCTAAAAATAATTATAGAAAAGATTTCTGAGTTTAGTAGGGGATTGCCGATTGTATTTCCGGTTCATCCCAGAACCAAGAAGTTGCTTCAAGAATTAGATTTAAATTCCGAAAACCTTCATTTCGTTGAACCATTGGGTTACTTGGAGTTTAACTATTTGGTTAAAAATGCCTTTACCGTTATTACCGATTCTGGCGGAATTACTGAAGAAACAACGGTTATGAACGTCCCTTGCATCACTTTAAGAGAAAATACTGAACGCCCAGAAACATGTGTTTTAGGAACTAATGTTCTCGTAGGAAAGGACATCGATAAATTGAAATTTTATATTGAGGAGCTTTTTAAGGGAAGTTGGAAGACTTCCAAAGAAATTGATCTATGGGACGGAAAGGCGGCAGTTAGAATCATTGATGAAATTTTACAGATCTATAAAGTTGAATGA
- a CDS encoding phenylacetate-CoA ligase, whose amino-acid sequence MALNLFDLSLKLNNFPIGKARQQILDIQNKQPKEFEDYQKNAKKEIVEFHLKHNKFYRSLRENINAHDWSTVPILKKRDLQIPLKERLCDVFKLKDVYVNKTSGSAGDPFVFAKDKFCHAMTWAVIQNRFSWFGLDFNSSKQARFYGIPLELKGYYKERIKDSFSHRYRFSVFDLSDEAFDNCVEKFKNTAFKYINGYTSPVVQFAKYLEEREIVLNSICKTLECCIVTSEMLFEDDKVLLEQQFGVPIINEYGASELDLIAFENPEGEWRLNSETLFVEILDDHDQILEHGKEGRIVITSLYNQAHPFIRYDIGDVGIIDPKSTTQHPILQKLVGRTNDIAILPSGKKAAGLTFYYITKQIIEDDGNVKEFVIEQLTKETFKISYVSQEEIPVEKKKIIKAEMIKYLEEGLNIQFERLEVIKRSASGKLKQFTSKIHK is encoded by the coding sequence GTGGCCTTAAATTTATTCGACCTTTCTTTGAAACTCAATAATTTCCCGATAGGAAAGGCTCGTCAACAGATTCTAGATATACAGAATAAACAGCCAAAAGAATTTGAAGATTACCAAAAAAACGCAAAAAAGGAAATCGTAGAATTCCACCTAAAACATAATAAATTTTACCGTTCGTTAAGGGAGAATATTAATGCCCATGATTGGTCAACTGTGCCAATACTAAAAAAGCGCGATTTGCAGATTCCTTTAAAAGAGCGGCTTTGTGATGTTTTTAAGTTGAAGGATGTTTACGTTAATAAAACTAGTGGCTCTGCTGGTGATCCATTTGTTTTTGCGAAAGATAAGTTTTGCCATGCCATGACTTGGGCGGTCATTCAAAATCGATTTTCTTGGTTCGGACTGGATTTTAATTCTTCTAAGCAAGCGCGCTTTTATGGAATTCCACTCGAGCTAAAAGGCTATTATAAGGAGCGGATTAAAGATTCTTTTTCACATCGATACAGATTTTCCGTTTTTGATCTTAGTGACGAAGCTTTTGATAATTGTGTCGAAAAATTTAAGAACACTGCTTTTAAATATATTAACGGATATACCAGTCCTGTCGTGCAGTTCGCTAAATATTTAGAAGAAAGAGAAATTGTTTTAAATTCAATCTGCAAAACTTTGGAGTGTTGCATCGTAACTTCCGAAATGCTCTTTGAAGATGATAAAGTCCTCTTAGAACAACAATTCGGGGTTCCTATCATTAATGAATATGGGGCTTCAGAACTAGACTTGATTGCCTTTGAAAATCCAGAGGGCGAGTGGCGGTTAAATAGCGAGACCCTTTTTGTTGAGATTTTAGATGATCACGACCAAATTTTAGAGCACGGCAAAGAAGGACGGATTGTCATCACATCTCTATACAACCAAGCCCATCCCTTTATTCGTTATGATATTGGAGATGTTGGCATCATTGACCCAAAAAGCACAACGCAACATCCTATATTACAGAAATTGGTTGGTCGTACAAATGATATTGCAATCCTACCAAGCGGCAAGAAAGCCGCAGGATTAACCTTTTATTATATTACTAAGCAAATAATTGAAGATGATGGCAATGTAAAAGAATTTGTGATCGAGCAATTAACTAAGGAAACCTTCAAAATAAGTTATGTCAGTCAGGAAGAAATCCCTGTAGAAAAAAAGAAGATTATTAAAGCTGAAATGATCAAATATTTAGAGGAAGGTTTAAATATTCAATTTGAAAGACTAGAAGTTATAAAGCGTTCGGCTAGCGGAAAGCTTAAACAATTCACATCAAAAATCCATAAATGA
- a CDS encoding phosphoribosylamine--glycine ligase: MKILILGSGGREHTLAWKISQSKHCDKLFVAPGNSGTENVAENIDISVNDFEAIKKLVLDEGISMVIVGPEDPLVNGIHDYFLADNQLKAVSVIGPEKLAATLEGSKQFAKEFMFRHNIPTAAYQSFDGASIEAGYKFLETLKAPYVLKADGLAAGKGVVILNNLQEAKDELKSMLLDSKFGEASSKVVIEEFLDGIELSCFVLTDGKNYKLLPTAKDYKRIGEGDTGLNTGGMGAISPVPFVDEILMRKIEDRIVKPTVEGLQKDKIPYKGFIFIGLIKVDDEPKVIEYNVRLGDPETEVVVPRIKNDLVEVFKAVATKSLDKIELQLDDRTAATVMLVSGGYPESYTKAKIISGLDKVENSLAFHAGAIVKDGNIITSGGRVMAITSFGKNHQEALKTSYENIKKINFDGMNYRKDIGFDL; this comes from the coding sequence ATGAAAATCTTAATTTTAGGTTCGGGAGGACGAGAGCACACTTTGGCTTGGAAAATTTCTCAGAGTAAACACTGTGATAAACTTTTTGTCGCTCCGGGCAATTCTGGGACCGAGAATGTTGCAGAGAACATTGATATTTCGGTCAATGATTTTGAAGCTATCAAGAAATTGGTTTTAGATGAAGGAATTTCTATGGTAATTGTTGGTCCTGAAGACCCATTGGTAAATGGTATCCATGACTATTTTTTGGCAGATAACCAATTAAAAGCAGTTTCTGTTATTGGTCCAGAAAAACTCGCCGCCACTTTAGAAGGAAGCAAACAATTCGCAAAGGAATTTATGTTTCGACATAACATTCCGACCGCGGCCTACCAAAGTTTTGATGGCGCTAGCATTGAAGCCGGTTATAAATTCCTTGAAACCTTAAAAGCGCCTTACGTTCTAAAAGCCGACGGATTAGCGGCTGGTAAAGGTGTGGTGATTTTAAATAATCTTCAAGAAGCCAAAGATGAACTTAAGAGCATGTTGCTAGATTCCAAATTTGGAGAAGCAAGTAGCAAAGTTGTAATTGAAGAATTTCTAGACGGCATAGAACTAAGTTGTTTTGTTTTAACCGATGGAAAGAATTACAAGCTTTTACCGACCGCAAAGGATTATAAAAGAATTGGTGAAGGTGATACCGGATTAAATACCGGCGGTATGGGGGCGATTTCTCCGGTACCGTTCGTGGATGAGATTCTTATGAGAAAGATTGAAGATAGAATCGTTAAACCTACCGTTGAAGGTCTTCAAAAGGATAAAATCCCATATAAAGGATTTATTTTTATTGGATTGATAAAAGTTGACGACGAACCCAAAGTGATAGAATACAATGTGAGATTGGGTGATCCAGAAACCGAAGTTGTAGTTCCTAGAATAAAAAATGATTTGGTTGAAGTTTTTAAGGCTGTTGCTACTAAAAGTTTAGATAAAATTGAACTACAGCTAGATGATCGAACGGCGGCAACTGTTATGTTGGTATCTGGGGGGTATCCAGAGTCTTATACTAAGGCGAAAATAATTAGCGGATTAGATAAGGTTGAAAATTCCTTAGCTTTCCATGCGGGAGCGATTGTAAAAGACGGCAACATTATAACCTCTGGCGGAAGGGTAATGGCAATTACTTCCTTTGGTAAGAATCATCAAGAAGCACTTAAAACTTCTTATGAAAATATCAAAAAAATAAACTTTGATGGAATGAATTATAGAAAGGATATAGGTTTTGACCTATAG
- a CDS encoding uracil phosphoribosyltransferase: MKIHNLSEKNSILNTFISEIRDIDKQTDSMRFRRNIERIGEVLGYELSKTLAYKEEEVKTPLGTSKTKLYKDEIVLCSILRAGVPLHTGLLNYFDSAENAFISAYRHHLDKPETFDIIVEYLACPSLEGKTLILADPMLATGQSMVSTFEALKPFGKPKKTYLVSVVGAQDGVEFIQDKFPADTELWIAAIDSELNEYGYIVPGLGDAGDLAFGQKLQH, translated from the coding sequence ATGAAAATACACAATCTATCCGAGAAAAATTCAATCTTAAACACCTTTATATCAGAGATTAGGGACATAGATAAGCAGACGGATTCTATGCGTTTTAGGAGAAACATTGAGCGCATCGGAGAAGTTTTAGGTTATGAGCTCAGCAAGACTTTAGCTTATAAAGAGGAAGAAGTTAAAACGCCTCTGGGGACATCAAAAACTAAATTATATAAGGATGAAATTGTTCTCTGCTCAATCCTTAGAGCAGGAGTGCCGTTGCACACCGGATTACTAAATTATTTTGATTCTGCCGAAAACGCCTTCATTTCGGCTTACCGACATCATCTCGATAAACCTGAAACTTTTGATATTATAGTCGAATATCTAGCTTGTCCTTCCCTTGAAGGTAAAACACTGATTCTCGCCGACCCGATGTTGGCAACTGGGCAATCCATGGTTTCAACTTTTGAAGCTTTAAAACCTTTTGGAAAACCTAAAAAAACCTATTTGGTAAGCGTTGTTGGGGCACAAGATGGAGTGGAATTTATTCAAGATAAATTTCCTGCCGATACCGAACTTTGGATTGCGGCAATAGATTCTGAGCTTAATGAATATGGATACATCGTTCCGGGTCTCGGAGATGCAGGCGACCTTGCTTTTGGCCAAAAACTACAGCACTGA
- a CDS encoding ADP-heptose:LPS heptosyltransferase: MSRPNHILVIRLSALGDVAMVLPVIRAFIHQYPKVKITMLTRASYAALFKDLINVEILSADLMGVHKGVFGLYKLSKQIRKLKVDAVADLHNVLRTNILKTFLFNIPVLQIDKGRAEKRALINGEKFQQLKTTFQRYENVFEELGFPLDLSNPEFPKREKLNHDITNFIGSENKNWIGIAPFAAHAGKMYPLDLMKSVIESLSEKNKIILFGGGKSETEQLNKIASKYLNVVNVANRFNLSEELNIISNLDVMISMDSGNAHLAAMMGIRVITLWGVTHPYAGFYPFNQDINDAILSDRKKYPKIPTSIYGNKMPEGYEDAMRTISPESIIQKVNYLTRIN; the protein is encoded by the coding sequence ATGTCAAGACCAAATCACATTCTTGTTATAAGATTATCTGCGCTTGGCGATGTAGCCATGGTTCTTCCTGTAATCCGCGCATTTATCCATCAATATCCTAAAGTTAAAATCACCATGTTAACGAGAGCGAGTTATGCTGCGCTCTTTAAGGATTTAATTAATGTTGAAATCTTGTCGGCGGATTTAATGGGAGTGCATAAAGGTGTTTTTGGATTATATAAACTTTCCAAACAAATCCGGAAGTTGAAAGTTGATGCAGTTGCTGATCTTCACAATGTACTTCGGACCAACATTCTTAAAACCTTTCTATTTAACATTCCAGTTCTACAGATAGATAAGGGAAGGGCAGAAAAAAGGGCTTTGATTAATGGTGAAAAATTTCAGCAATTAAAGACGACCTTCCAGCGCTATGAAAATGTGTTTGAAGAATTAGGATTTCCATTAGACCTTTCAAATCCTGAATTCCCGAAACGAGAGAAACTAAACCACGACATCACGAATTTTATAGGCTCTGAGAACAAGAATTGGATTGGGATAGCACCTTTTGCAGCTCACGCCGGTAAAATGTATCCCTTGGATTTAATGAAATCAGTAATAGAATCGCTTTCAGAGAAAAATAAAATTATCCTATTTGGAGGAGGCAAAAGTGAAACTGAACAATTAAATAAAATTGCTTCAAAATATCTGAATGTTGTAAATGTGGCGAACAGATTCAATCTCTCGGAAGAGCTCAATATAATTTCTAATCTAGATGTTATGATTTCGATGGATAGTGGGAACGCACATTTAGCTGCAATGATGGGAATTAGGGTTATCACTTTATGGGGAGTTACGCATCCATACGCTGGATTTTACCCTTTTAATCAAGATATCAATGATGCAATTTTGTCGGACAGGAAGAAATATCCAAAAATTCCAACTTCAATTTATGGAAACAAAATGCCCGAGGGTTATGAAGACGCTATGCGTACAATCAGTCCAGAATCTATTATACAAAAAGTAAATTACCTAACAAGAATAAACTAG